The genomic stretch ATTTTAAAAGTTAAAAGTTTATATTCAAGCCAAAAGTGAATGTCCTTGGTACGGGATATGTAGAATAATCTATACCTTGCAATAATGCTCCCGGTGAGTTGCCATTAAAGTCCACACCCACTTCGGGATTTCCATATTTGTACTTGCTGAATACAAATGCCTGCTGGACACTGGCGTACACACGCAGTCTGCTGACAAACTTAATGAGATTAGCTGGCAAGGTATATCCTAATGTAATGTTCTTAATGGTCAGGTTACTTCCATCGTATACAAAACGGGAATGAAAGATATCCCTTTCACGTGAAGTCCCACTAGTAGTCTTACCATAAAGTCCGGCACCGGGATTGTCAGGGGAGCGCCACCGGTCCTTCACCTCTTTCATTACATTAAAAGGGCCGTCAAGGTTGGCCATACCTTGCTCTACAGCAGCGGCAATCTTATTTCCGTAAGTGCCTGTGGCAACTATAGTCAGATCAAAATTTTTGTATTCAAAATTGTTCGTTAAACCAAATGTGAATTTAGGAAGAGGATTACCGATTTCCGCCTTATCACCACTTTCATCATCGCCATAAGTAATTTGTTTATCGTCATTAACATCGTGGAATTTGATAGTACCTACTTGGGAATCCACAGCTTTAGGCGACTGGTCATAATCTGACTGGTTTACATAAATTCCATCCTGAACCATTCCATAGAATTGCCCGATACGCCCTCCTACACGTGAAATCGTACTTACAATGCCCGAATAAGCCACCAACTGATTACTCAAATCACTTAATGCCAGCACACGGTTATCACTGAAAGAAATATTGAAATTCGTGCTCCAATTAAATGTTCCTACAATATTATGGGAATTAATACTAAACTCATGTCCCCAGAATTTAAGTTTACCAACATTCCCTATCAGTGTAGAGAAGCCTGATTCTTCGGGTACAGGTAGTGAATAAAGCATATTGGATGTTATCTTGTTATAGTAGTCATATGTAAAAGTAATACGATTATTGAAGAAACCAAGATCGACTCCAAAGTCCAATTGGCGAGTTTTTTCCCATCCCAGATCATCGTTTCCAAGATTCGTAACAGCACTTCCGCTTGCGACAGTACTACCAAACACAGCATTCGTGTTACCACTTACCGTATTGTAATGAGTATAATTTCCTATATTGTTATTCCCTATCATACCATAACTTCCACGTACTTTCAGCAAAGACACACTCTTAAGTTTGCCCATAAAAGCCTCATCACTCACAATCCATCCTAAAGATACCGATGGAAAGTTACCCCACTTATTATTACTTCCGAAACGGGATGAACCATCCCTACGAATACTTGCTCCAATCAGATATTTACCTTTATAACTGTAATTGACACGACTTAAATATGAAATCATACTCCACTCTTGAACATCCATAGTCGGATTGTTCTTCACCAATGCCGCATCAATAGTCTGTATTCTATCGTCCGAAAAGTTCGAACCACTTATGGCACTATAGTCACTACGAAATCTTTGTGTAGTATATCCAAGCAACAGTTCAAACGTATGATTACCTATTTCTTTTGAATAATTAGCAGTGGTTTCGGACAACCAAGACCAATATCGGTTATTCGCTTCGTAAAGATTAGCTGCAATGGCACTTGGTGCAGCTGCAAATGCCCGTCCGGCAGTAGAAGGTTGGAAATTGTGCTGATAATTAGAACCTATATCTCCATTCAGACTCGTCTTCAAGACAAGACCTTTAAGTGGTTCATATTGCAGACTCGCATTTGCAAGCAATCTTTTCGCTTCCCGCTTGTTGACGATATCTTGTATGGAACGCACCCAATTCGGGGTCTCAAAGGCAGTGACACCGGGTGTTGTCACTACTACGGGATAGGTTCCATCTTCGTTTCGATAGTCAAGAATAGGAGGAGTCAATGTAGCGTTAGCAAGTAAACCTCCCCCACTAAAGAATGCTCCATCTGATGACGGTCGGTTTTCAAAACTATAAGTCGGAGCCAGATTGAAAGCTAGCTTCAAATTGTCGGAAATCCGGTAAGTAGAGTTAGCCCTTGCTGAAATACGTTGGTAATCGGAGTTCAACAAAACACCATCCTGATTGAAATACCCCAGTACAAAAGAGCTTGTAAATTTATCTTTCCCTGTACTAACAGATACATTATAATCTTGTATCATGGCACTACGCAGCATAGCAGCATACCAGTCATGTCCTTTACCATATTGTGAAGGATTCTGAAAAGCGGTAGGAACACTTTGCCCCAAGTCTTCATAGCTCTCTTTCTTGAATTGCGCCCACTCTGTTCCATTCATCATTTCAGGTCTGCCTTTTTGAGGCACATTCTGAACTCCCATATATGCATTGAAGCTAATATTCGTCTTTCCAGCTTTCGCACCTTTAGTTTGAATAAGTACTACACCAAAAGCTGCACGGGAACCATACAAAGAAGTTGCAGCTGCATCTTTAAGTATAGTCATTGACTCTATCTCATTCGGATTAATATCATTGATATCACCCACAATAGGAAATCCATCCACTACATAAAGAGGATTTGATCCTGTAGAAAGTGATGCAGCTCCACGAATACGGACGTTCATTCCTTGTCCTGGTACTCCCGTTCCCTGATTCACTTGTACACCTGCAATTTGTCCTTGCATCTTTTGGGTAAACTGCGCTACAGGAACATCAGAAAGTTTATCAAAATCCAATGTTTCCATAGCACCAGTAACAGCTCGTTTGGTCTGGGTGCCATAAGCTACCACTACTACTTCATCCAGCGACTTCACATCTTCTTTCAAGACAATGCTCAATGAATGATTGTCTTTCAGTTTGATTTCTTGCGGAATATATCCTGTATAGCTGAATTGAAGTATATCACCCATATTCGCTGCCAAAGAGAAATTACCATCAAGATCTGTTACGGTACCTTGACCCGATCCTTTTATCAATACCGAAACACCTATTAAAACTTCTCCGGATGCATCAGTTACAGTACCAGCTATTCCCAATTTTTGCTGCTGTGCCGCCAATGCAGCATTCCGGGTAAGAATAATATGATTTCCCGCCATCTTGTATGCAACAGATGACTCTGCAAGTAAAATCGATAAGACTTCCGCTACCGGCTTGCTGCTTACATGAATGCTTTTACGCATCTTTACGTTCACATCTTCCTTATATATAAAAAGATAGTCCGTTTGAGACTCTATCTCATTCAATATAGATTCCAACGGGGCATCGCTTCTATTGATAGTTACCCTCGCATTCTGTGAGTGACTATTTTCGGCCATCAGGCTGAACAGGCAGAAGAACAATAAGAATATTGATATTCGCATAATTCTAAATAATTGTTTTAAATCCGGATTTTCAAGATAATAAAGATCCGGCAAAGGAATGTTTTTCATATCTTTGCAAATGGTTATTAATACGATTTATTAAAAATAATTGTGTTAGTCGGGTCGGTGGGTGGTGCAAACACCCATCGGCTCTTTAGTTGTTTTTCATAAGGATTGCTTCATAGGCTGATTTTCCATTTTAGAAGGTTAATACATTTCTTACTTTATATGAATGACGTCATTATCCCGATTTCTTTGATAAATAAAGGCTACATCGTTTTGCAGGACACGCAGCGCATAGTCCAATCCATCAGAAATCCTAAATTTCCCAGTTAATGCAACCTTTGCTATTTCCTTTTTATCCATCTGTATTTTCAAATCATAATATTTCTCCAAGTCTTTTATAATATCAGCAAAAGGTTTATTTCTGAAACAATATAACCCCTCTTTCCAACGATATACATTATAATCATCAATTTTACTCACCACCAATCGGCCGTCTATCAAAGTCGTTTTCTGATTGGGTGCCAAGATGACGGAATTCTTTTCATCGTGAGGTAATTTTACCTTTACTCTGCCTTCCATCAAAGACGTTTCGAATATTTTTCGTGCTGAATAAGCTTCCACATTGAATTTTGTTCCCAATACTTCTACATCCAATGTACTTGTATGTACCACAAACGGACTCTTTTCATTATGAGCCACCTCAAAGTAAGCCTCTCCATCTAATATCACCTCCCGTTTGTCTGTCATAAAAGAAACAGGATATTGCATTGTAGTTCCGGCATTCAGCCAAACGTTTGACCCATCGGGCAAATCGAGGTTAACACGCTGGCCGGCCGGTACGGTAATGGTCTGCATCGCTAAATACATACCTCCATTATCTTTACCTATTGAAAATAATACAGCCGTCACACTCACCGTTATCACTATTACAGAAGCTATTTTCAGGAATTCCCTGATAAAATAGTTCCTCCTGTTCCTCATTCTCTGTATATCAGTCCGTCGGGAATGACCTGCAAGAATCATAGCATTAAACAGTTTGCGTTCCCTACGCAACAGCCCGGCATTCTCCTCAGAAGCACCGGCCCATTCTTTAACCACTTTCATATCTTCCAAAGAAGCATGACCTTCAAAAAAACGGTATAACAAATCCTTATCCATAAACACTTTTGTTTTACGTATTTATAGTAATAGCGGATGGGAAAGAACATTCCCTAGTGAAAAACTGTTTTTTTTAATGCAAATAGAAAAAAAGTAAGGATACCGGCAGATAATCCTTCAATGCAAGACGTAACGTCCTGGTAGCTTTCGATATATGAAATTCCACTCCCTTGGTTGTAATATCCAATAGTTCTGCTATTTCTTTATGGGATTTATTTTCATTACGGCTCATCACAAAGATTTTCCGAGTCTGTTCGGGCAAAGCATCCAGTGTCCTATCAACAATCTCCTGTATTTCCTTTGTAAAAACCTCATAGGGCTCGAAATCTTCCAAAGTCATGATTCTGCCCGACAATTCCCATGCATAGATTCGGGCTATTTCGTCAGAAGCATCCTGATAGACTTGTTGATGGCGCAAATAGTCAATACACTTATGCTTTATCGTGGTCAAGACATAAGCCGGAATATTAGTATCAGCAGACAAACGATCTTTGTTCTCCCAATAGTACATCATTGATTCCACAACAAAATCTTCGGCAACAGCTTCATCATGCACATAGGTACAGGCAAAGTGGACAAAACGTTGCTGGTAGTCTATAAAGAATTTATTAAATGCATTCAAATCAATGCTCATTGCCTATCAAACCGTATTAAATAAAAGGAGAATAATGGTACAAATATACATTTTTACTTTTAAAAGCAAATGAAAGCTGCCTCAAATTTTATGCCTCCAACAACGATAGCAATCCACCAAACAAAGAAAATATTCCTCCAAAGTTTCCCCGCCTTAAATAAAAGCAGTAACTTTACCAAATAATATACTAACATTAGGAAATAATGAATAACCCAGAACTACAGCGTGCCTGGCAAATAATAGAGAATACTGGCACCCATCTCTTCCTCACCGGAAAAGCAGGAACCGGAAAAACAACCTTCCTACGCAATCTGAAGAAAGAATCTCCCAAACGCACAGTCATAGTCGCCCCCACCGGAATAGCTGCCATCAATGCGGGAGGCGTTACCATCCACTCCTTTTTCCAACTGCCATTTGCACCTTTCATCCCCGATACCACGTTCAATACCGAACAAAAACATTTCCGGTTCAGCAAAGAAAAAATTAACATCATCCGAAGCATGGATCTGCTGATTATTGATGAAATAAGTATGGTAAGAGCAGATCTGCTAGATGCCATCGACTCTGTACTCCGCCGGTACCGGGACCGGTATAAACCTTTTGGAGGCGTACAACTGCTAATGATAGGCGACCTGCAACAACTTGCCCCCGTAGTGAAAGAAACGGAATGGAATATGCTGAACCACTATTATGATACCTCCTATTTCTTTGGAAGCCTCGCCTTAAAAAAAACCACCTACGCCACCATCGAGCTAAAACAAGTCTACCGCCAAAATGATCCCTATTTCCTTTCCCTACTGAACAAAGTCCGGGAGAATAAAGCCGACGAACAGACACTCGCAGAATTGAACCAAAGATATATTCCCAATTTCCATCCTGCCAAAGAAAAAGGATATATCCAACTCACCACTCACAATTACCAAGCACAACAGATTAATGATCACGAGCTTTCACTCATCAAAGAACCGGTTTTCAGTTACAAGGCAGAAGTCGCCGGAATTTTTCCTGAATATTCTTATCCTACAGATGAAACATTGATGCTGAAAAAAGGAGCGCAAATCATGTTCGTTAAAAATGACCCCTCACCGGAAAAACGTTATTATAATGGTATGATTGGCGAAATCACCTCTATAGATGAGGATGGATTTACCGTCCACACCAAAGAAAAGAATGAAAAAATCATTGTCCAACCCGAGGAATGGACAAACAGCAAATATGTGCTAAATGAAGAAACAAAAGAAATAACCGAAGAACAAGAAGGAGTCTTCAAGCAATACCCTGTAAAACTGGCATGGGGCATCACTATTCATAAAAGCCAAGGACTGACTTTTGAACACGCCATTATTGACGCTCGCTCCGCTTTCGCCCACGGACAGGCATACGTTGCCTTGAGCCGATGCAAAACATTGGAAGGGATGGTTCTCAGTTCCCCACTTTCCGTCAACGCCATTATCAGCGATACAATAATCGATGATTATAATCAGTATATAGAAACACATACCCCCAATGAAGAATTGCTCTGTGCCATGCAACAAACTTATTTTCTCAATCTCGTTAGCGAACTATTCGATTTCTCACCGATAGCCCGTTCATTCAATGAGCAAGCCCGACTGATTGACGAACATTTCTACAAACTCTTCCCTCAGTTACTGGCAGAATATAAAAAGCAGATACAAATATTCACTACTGAAATAGTGGATGTATCCTATCGTTTCCACAAACAATATGAACGTCTGGTAACACAATCTACTGATTATAATACGAATAACAACCTGCAAATACGCATCATAAAAGGAGCCGCCTATTTTGAACAAAAACTACGCCCTTTCCATAAACTGGCTGAAGCGACTAATCTTCCCACGGACAATAAAGAACTAAGAAAGAAAACGAACAACACCTTGGAAGAGTTCTTAAACACTTTGACACAGAAACTTTCCTTGCTACAATATGTAGAAGATAATGGTTTTCACGCCAGCGACTATCTACGTAAAAAAGCATATATCCTTTTAAGCGGAACCGATAATGAAAACTCCTCAGGTACAACGGCACACGACAGAAAAGAGCGCACCCCCAGAGAACGCGCATCCAGGGAACGGAAGAGAATTGAAGTTCCCAACGACATACTCCACCCAGAACTTTATCGGAAAATCACCGAATGGCGTGGAACTAAAGCAAAAGAAACCGGTATGCCGGCCTATGTCATTATCCAGCAAAAAGCTCTGTTGGGAATGGTCAATCTATTGCCTAATGATGCAGAATCATTGGAAGCTGTCCCTTATTTCGGACATAAGGGGGTAGAGAATTATGGTTTGGAACTTCTGGAAATTATCCGGAATTATATGAAAGAACAAAATCTGCAACGCCCTGAAATAAGAACCGTATTTGTCCCCCGGGAAAATAAAAAAAATAAAGAAGACACCAAAAAGGTCAGTTTCAGATTATTTAAAGAAGGGATGAAGGTAAAGGAAATCGCTGAATTCCGGGAATTGACTACCGGTACCATCAGCAACCACCTTTTACACTATGTCCAGACTGGAGATATCAAACTACAAGAATTAGTCGACCAAGAAAAAATAAATTATATTACAGCTCATCTCCAGAAACTCCCCTCTCTGCCACAAGGAGTGAAGGAAATAAAAGAAAAGTTAGGCGAATATGCTTCTTACGATGAAATACGTTTTGTCTTTGAAGTATATAAAAAACATATACCGGCATAAATTTCACTCATATTGAAGTCCCAAAAAGTAAGTGCATTTCATAAAACAAGTAAGTATACTTAAATGACGAAGTAAGTACACTTACTTGTTTTGCTACATAAAAGTGACTATCCGGATGAGAAAGATGATAAGGAGATTTGTGAATAGATGAAATTATTGTGAATGGCTACTTAACAAGAAAAAGGAGGGGAAAGGAAGAGCCTTTCATAAACCGATTAGGAAAAATGATCCTTGAAACTGATATTTAACATCTTTATCCCACTGAATCATGTTATTTGTTTTTTTGAGCAATATGCGATATTCCATTTATAAAGAACGTACAAAATAACATGCATTCTCTCTTAAAAGCGCCACTATGAGTGTTTCATAACTTGTAATTTATTAAGAATAACAAAAAAAAAGAAAAGAAAAGATAGCATTATATTATTATAAAATAATACATTTGCAGCGACCGAAATAGAAAGGGAATAAAATCCCTAAACCAAACTATTTACTAATTTAACCTTATTAATCTATGCAATTCTACCAAAAAACAAGGGAAAATTGTGTAAAGACACATGTAATTCTGAAAAAAGCCTCTTTTTACGCATGTCTTACACTATTTGCCGGAATGGCTTTCCCAATGCCTTTGTGGGCTTCGCTGTCAACTGCCATCGTACAACAGCATGTTAAACAAATTACGGGTATCGTAAAAGATGCAAACGGAGATCCTGTAATCGGTGCCAATGTAGTACAAGTGGGAAGCACCAACGGTACCATTACAGATGTGGATGGCAAATTCACGTTGAATGTATCCGTAGGGGCTAAACTGAAAGTTTCGTATATCGGTTACAACGACCAACAAATTACCGTAAGTAACAGCAACAGTTACACCATTATCTTGAAAGAAGATACTGAATCTTTAGATGAAGTGGTAGTAGTGGGATACGGTACTCAAAAAAAAGTAAACCTGACAGGTTCTGTGGCAACCATCTCATCCGATAAACTAGTCAACCGCACTAGTGCCAATGTCACCAACATGCTGGCAGGACAAATGCCGGGTGTCACCATTATCCAAAATACCGGTCAGCCAGGAGCTGATGCCGGAGTACTGCGTGTACGTGGTCTAGGAACCATGGGAGATGCCAGTGCCATGGTTGTGGTGGATGGAGTAGAGTCTACCATGAGTAGCGTGGACCCCAACGATATTGAAAACATCTCTATATTAAAAGATGCAGCCGCCTCAGCCATTTATGGTGTACGTGCTGCCAATGGTGTTATTCTTATCACAACCAAAAAGGGAACCAAAGGACGTGCCATTGTATCTTACGATGGATATGCAGGCTGGCAAAGTGCCTCACGTATGCCCAATTTTTTGGATTCTTACAATTATGCAGTGCTGATGAATGAAGCTTACACCAATGACGGTTTGAAAGGTCCGTATGACGAAACAGCCTTGCAAAAGTTCAAAGACGGAAGTGATCCCGACTTTTATCCCAATTCCGACTGGCTGGGTACACTACTAAGTGAAAACGGCCTGTTCAACAACCATCATTTGAGTATCAAAGGCGGTGGAGACAAAGTAACTTACTCGCTGGCATTCAACTATCACGATAAAGACGGATTGATAGTCAATACCAACTACAACAAGTTCAATGTACGCGCCAACATTGACGCTCAGATAAACAGTCGTCTGAAATTGACTACAAATATGGCAGTATACCGCAGTAATATGACTGCTCCAGCAGCAGGTATCAGTAACCTGATGCACTATGCTTTCCGTGAAACTCCGGTTACTCCCATCCAACTGAGCAACGGCAACTATGCTTTGTTCAAAAACGAGCACAACTCCGTAGCCTATGCACGTGAAGGAGGAACCTACAAAGAAACAAACAGCAATTTCCAAGGTAACGTAGGAATGGAACTAGACATTATAGACGGACTGAAACTGAGAGGGATTGCCGCTTCGACTTTCAACCTGACCGACAATCCCACCCACGTCAATACCATGACATTCTATCAAGCAGGTTCAGACACTCCGGTAAAGAAAACCACCAACTCCATCACAGAGTATGATATCAAAAGTATGGAACTAAACCTGCAAGCTTATCTGGACTATAACAAAACCTTCGGTAAACACACTGTAGGAGCTTTACTGGGTTATTCACAAATTTATAAACAGACACGCTACCTGCAAGCTTACCGTAAGAACCTGCCCAACTCCAATTCGCTGGACCAGATCAACGCCGGCGAAGTGACGGGACAGACAACATACGGTACAGAAATAGAATACGCTCTTCGCTCAGTTTTCGGACGCGTGAATTATTCATACGATAACCGTTATCTACTGGAAGCCAACCTGCGTTATGACGGTACTTCACGCTTCCCTAAGAACAACCGCTTCGGCGCATTTCCCTCTTTCTCCATCGGATGGAGAATCTCAGAAGAAGAGTTCTTCAAAGTTGATTGGGTGGATAATTTGAAACTACGTGCATCATGGGGATTGCTGGGTAATCAGGAAACCGTAAACTCAGACAACAGTTCCAACTATTATCCGTATCAGAACACCTATCTATTCGGTTATGACTACAGTTTCGGAAACACTTTGACTCCAGGTATCTCCATTTCCAGCCCGATGGCCAACCAAGACATTACGTGGGAAAAAACAGACCAATGGAACGTAGGTGTGGACGCCGCTTTTTGGAGCAATAAACTGACCTTGGGCGCAGACTGGTTCCGCAAGGAAACACGGGACATATTACTGCAACTTCCCGTTCCCAACATGATGGGAGTCAGTGCTCCGATGCAAAACGCCGGCGTAGTGCGCAATACTGGTATCGAACTGCAACTAGGACATAACAACCGTATCAATGATTGGAGCTATTCTATCGGAGCCAATTTCAGTTATGTAACTACCAAAATTATAGATTTGAAAGGCGGTGACACACCAGGACAATCTGTAGGCGATCCACTGTGGGCATATTACGGCTACGTATGCGACGGCATCTTCCAAAACGAAGAAGAGATCAAGAATCATCCTACACAGAGCATGGGTACTCCGGTTCCGGGTGACTTAAAATACCGCGACCTGAACGGGGACAAAGTGGTAGACAGCAAAGACCGGCAAGTATTGGGTTCCTACTTTCCGAAAATCAACTTCGGTCTGAATCTTTCAGTTCAATATAAAGATTTCGACCTAAGTGCACTGCTGCAAGGTGCGGCTGATGTAAAGAGCGCTCCTGTAGCCGAAATCAGATACGCCTTCTACAATGGCGGTAAAGTAACGGAACAGCATCTGGACCGTTGGACTCCGGAAAACCCGAATGCCACTTATCCCCGATTGTCCATGAGTGACTCCAAAAACCGCGTGACTTCCAGTTTCTGGATGCAGGATGCCTCTTATGCCAAGCTGAGAAACCTGCAAGTAGGTTACAGCCTGCCCAAACAGCTGATATCCAAATACGGAATCAGCCGTCTGAGAGTGTATTGCAGTATCGACAATCTCTTTATGATTTCCGGCTTCGACGGTGTAGACCCCGAAGCCATCAGCGGCAACTATTATCCATTGACCCGAAATTATTCATTCGGTCTGAATGTAACATTCTAAACACTGACAACTATGAGACTAAAATATAACTTTATAGGATTAATATTGGCATGTGGCCTTGGTCTGAGCTCTTGCAATGACAGTTTTCTGGACAGAAATCCAAAAGACCAATTATCCGACGCATCTTTCTGGAAAAACGCAGAAGATGCCCAGAAATTCGCAACCGGAATCTATCTGTATCTGATAGAACCGGAGAACCATACTATCATGACAGATTGCTACACCGACAATGCTATTCCGGTACATGTCACAGCCGAACAGGGGCAGTTGTCTGCTGGTACGGCTACTTCCAGCAATCCACATTTCCTACAATTATGGAAAAATGCCTATCAATGCATCCGCAGATGCCTGGTATTTTACGAGCATATAGGCGATGTGCCGATGGATGAAAAAGAAAAAGCGCAACTGACAGCCGAAGTACAGTTTCTCGAAGCTTTCTCATACGCTAACATATTAAAATATATGGGTGGCGCCTCCCTGCTGGATCATCCGTTGGAACTGAACGAGAAACTTCCTTCACGCAGTTCTGAAGAGGAGACTTATAATCATATAGTAGGATTATTGGATAAAGCAGCAGCCAGCTTGCCCGATATCCGCAGCAACAGTGACCACGGAAAACCGAGTGCCGGAGCCTGCTACGCACTGAAAGCCAGAGTTGCTTTCTACTCACACAAATATGATGTGGCGGAAGCCGCCGCACGCAAAGTAATGGGCATGAATGTGTATGGACTGTATGATAACTATGGTGACTTGTTCCAACCTGTAGCAGAGTTATGTAATGAAATCATCTTTGATCGCGAATATCTGGAAAACCCGAAAAACTCCAATGAAGGCAGTTATATAGGACAGTTCTTCGCTCCCGTCATGATGGGAGGGTGGGAAGCTTTATCACCTACTCAAGACTTGATAGACTCCTATCCATGTAAGGATGGCAAATCAATCAGAGAGTCTCCTTTCTATAATCCGGAAGACCCTTTTGCCGACCGTGACCCCCGTCTAGGCTTCTCCGTACTGTGGAACGGTTCGCAAATAGCAGGAAAGACTTTCAACCTGAACAATATGGGAGATGGCAGCCATACCCGTACAGGATATAGCATGAAAAAGTATATCAATCCGGACAATGACGGTATCAATAATTACGACTGGACCAACTTTATCTATATCCGCTATGCAGAAGTGCTGCTAACTTTCGCCGAGGCTCGTAACGAAAATCTGTCTGCTCCGGATACGGAAGTATATGATGCGGTCAATCAAATCCGTCAGCGTCCCAGCGTAGGTCTTCCTCCTCTGCCCTCCGGCTTGTCCAAAGACCAAATGCGCGAAGCTATCCGTTTGGAACGTCGTTTGGAATTTGCTTTCGAGGGAATGCACCTGTTTGATACCCGTAGCTATAAAACAACCGAAAAGGATGTTACTAAACCAGTATACGGGATAAATGCAAAAGGAGAAAGCATTTTTATTGAAACCCGCAAATTCAATGCCAACCGTGACTATCTGTGGGCTATCCCCTTGGAAGAGGTAGACCTAGCTCAGGGTGCACTGAAACAGAATCCGGGTTGGGATTAACCCGGCCATTTATTTGGAGGGACAGGCTCATAAAGCTGTCCCTCCAACTCTTTCTACACATCTCTTTTCATTGAAGGCAAAAGTAATTACCTTTCCTCTCGAAAAAAGATAAAGCACTTTCAAGGAATATATGGTTTTCCCACCATCAATTTATCTCCGGAAAAATCGACTTCAAACAAGCGAGGAATACGAATATAACGTCCGTTTACATCCTTATGACGATGTACAGACATCAACCATTTACCGTCCAAGGTCTGAAACAACATCCCATGACCGAAATCGGGAGGAGTAATCGGGTCTTTCTCCTGTATCCATGGTCCATCCAAGGTTCCGCTTTCAGAATAAGCCACTCCCTGAGTGTACACATTATAAATCCAACTAGTCCAAATCATACCGAGTCTACCTGTTCCTGTACGGAACAGATACGGACCGTCAGTGACTTTATTCGGTTTATCCTTGCCATCCGCATCTTTTTCACGGCTCCACGGCGATTCGCTGGCACGGAACAGTAATTTCCCTTCGCCTATGGTTCCACTTAAGTCAGGCTTCAGTTCTATTTTCTCTATCGTACCATCCAAGGTTTGCAACCATTCATAACAATATACCATATAAGGCTTTCCGTCTTTATCCACCCAAAAAGTTCCGTCCAAGGTCGGTTTATCAGCAGGCAAATAAGTAGAGTCCTTCATCGGAACGTAAGGTCCGTCCGGCTTA from Phocaeicola dorei encodes the following:
- a CDS encoding TonB-dependent receptor, yielding MKNIPLPDLYYLENPDLKQLFRIMRISIFLLFFCLFSLMAENSHSQNARVTINRSDAPLESILNEIESQTDYLFIYKEDVNVKMRKSIHVSSKPVAEVLSILLAESSVAYKMAGNHIILTRNAALAAQQQKLGIAGTVTDASGEVLIGVSVLIKGSGQGTVTDLDGNFSLAANMGDILQFSYTGYIPQEIKLKDNHSLSIVLKEDVKSLDEVVVVAYGTQTKRAVTGAMETLDFDKLSDVPVAQFTQKMQGQIAGVQVNQGTGVPGQGMNVRIRGAASLSTGSNPLYVVDGFPIVGDINDINPNEIESMTILKDAAATSLYGSRAAFGVVLIQTKGAKAGKTNISFNAYMGVQNVPQKGRPEMMNGTEWAQFKKESYEDLGQSVPTAFQNPSQYGKGHDWYAAMLRSAMIQDYNVSVSTGKDKFTSSFVLGYFNQDGVLLNSDYQRISARANSTYRISDNLKLAFNLAPTYSFENRPSSDGAFFSGGGLLANATLTPPILDYRNEDGTYPVVVTTPGVTAFETPNWVRSIQDIVNKREAKRLLANASLQYEPLKGLVLKTSLNGDIGSNYQHNFQPSTAGRAFAAAPSAIAANLYEANNRYWSWLSETTANYSKEIGNHTFELLLGYTTQRFRSDYSAISGSNFSDDRIQTIDAALVKNNPTMDVQEWSMISYLSRVNYSYKGKYLIGASIRRDGSSRFGSNNKWGNFPSVSLGWIVSDEAFMGKLKSVSLLKVRGSYGMIGNNNIGNYTHYNTVSGNTNAVFGSTVASGSAVTNLGNDDLGWEKTRQLDFGVDLGFFNNRITFTYDYYNKITSNMLYSLPVPEESGFSTLIGNVGKLKFWGHEFSINSHNIVGTFNWSTNFNISFSDNRVLALSDLSNQLVAYSGIVSTISRVGGRIGQFYGMVQDGIYVNQSDYDQSPKAVDSQVGTIKFHDVNDDKQITYGDDESGDKAEIGNPLPKFTFGLTNNFEYKNFDLTIVATGTYGNKIAAAVEQGMANLDGPFNVMKEVKDRWRSPDNPGAGLYGKTTSGTSRERDIFHSRFVYDGSNLTIKNITLGYTLPANLIKFVSRLRVYASVQQAFVFSKYKYGNPEVGVDFNGNSPGALLQGIDYSTYPVPRTFTFGLNINF
- a CDS encoding FecR family protein, which codes for MDKDLLYRFFEGHASLEDMKVVKEWAGASEENAGLLRRERKLFNAMILAGHSRRTDIQRMRNRRNYFIREFLKIASVIVITVSVTAVLFSIGKDNGGMYLAMQTITVPAGQRVNLDLPDGSNVWLNAGTTMQYPVSFMTDKREVILDGEAYFEVAHNEKSPFVVHTSTLDVEVLGTKFNVEAYSARKIFETSLMEGRVKVKLPHDEKNSVILAPNQKTTLIDGRLVVSKIDDYNVYRWKEGLYCFRNKPFADIIKDLEKYYDLKIQMDKKEIAKVALTGKFRISDGLDYALRVLQNDVAFIYQRNRDNDVIHIK
- a CDS encoding RNA polymerase sigma-70 factor, with the translated sequence MSIDLNAFNKFFIDYQQRFVHFACTYVHDEAVAEDFVVESMMYYWENKDRLSADTNIPAYVLTTIKHKCIDYLRHQQVYQDASDEIARIYAWELSGRIMTLEDFEPYEVFTKEIQEIVDRTLDALPEQTRKIFVMSRNENKSHKEIAELLDITTKGVEFHISKATRTLRLALKDYLPVSLLFFYLH